The following are encoded in a window of Telmatobacter sp. DSM 110680 genomic DNA:
- the ftsZ gene encoding cell division protein FtsZ: protein MDQQKAEAAEIRIQFHDEEIRGARIKVIGVGGGGGNAVNRMIQAGLEGVEFIAANTDVQALKLSLAPVKLQLGVRLTSGLGAGANPDVGRRAALEDSEKIIEALEGADMVFVTAGLGGGTGTGAAPVIASLASEMGILTVAVITRPFAFEGKRRLQQAERGLKELLESVDTMIVIPNEKLLAVAKDAGFFESFRIADDVLRQGVQGISDIITIPGIINRDFADVKTTMAGMGHAVMGTAIRSGDNRAKEAAQAAMASPLLDAGAIDGARGILINITGSSNLKLSEVNEASSLIQSSAHEDANIIFGAVLDERMGDEVKITVIATGFRDQMPERRARMLSVEEMAVVTVPVVAADSWMREKAPPPPPTPAPPRFMSEEEDEDSGDGEAEFVVAAARFHASEATEEPAFVPLPRDYASDFGNSMRAPSITEDHLPQPAISPLSAGETEEERDLDVPTFMRRMKF, encoded by the coding sequence ATGGATCAGCAGAAGGCAGAAGCCGCTGAAATTCGGATTCAATTTCACGACGAAGAAATTAGAGGCGCGCGGATCAAAGTAATTGGAGTGGGCGGCGGCGGTGGTAATGCTGTCAATCGCATGATTCAGGCTGGCCTCGAAGGCGTCGAATTCATTGCGGCCAATACCGACGTGCAAGCGCTCAAGCTCTCCCTGGCACCGGTGAAGTTGCAACTCGGCGTCCGCCTTACCTCCGGGCTGGGCGCGGGTGCAAATCCCGATGTGGGACGTCGTGCTGCTCTTGAAGACTCCGAAAAAATTATCGAAGCCCTTGAAGGCGCCGACATGGTGTTTGTGACGGCTGGCCTTGGCGGGGGTACCGGAACTGGTGCGGCTCCAGTCATCGCGTCACTCGCCAGCGAAATGGGTATCCTCACCGTCGCCGTCATCACCCGTCCATTTGCATTTGAAGGCAAGCGCCGTCTGCAACAGGCGGAGCGCGGGCTCAAGGAACTGCTAGAGAGCGTTGACACGATGATTGTGATCCCCAACGAGAAACTGCTCGCAGTCGCCAAGGATGCGGGGTTCTTTGAGAGTTTCCGCATCGCCGACGATGTTCTGCGGCAGGGTGTGCAGGGCATCTCCGACATCATCACGATCCCCGGCATCATTAATCGCGACTTTGCCGACGTAAAGACCACGATGGCCGGGATGGGCCACGCGGTCATGGGGACAGCGATTCGTTCTGGCGACAATCGCGCGAAGGAAGCGGCACAGGCCGCAATGGCCTCGCCGCTGCTAGATGCAGGTGCGATCGATGGAGCACGCGGCATTCTCATCAACATCACTGGATCCAGCAACCTGAAGCTTTCCGAAGTTAACGAGGCGTCCTCGCTGATCCAAAGCTCGGCGCACGAGGATGCCAACATCATCTTCGGCGCGGTGCTCGACGAGCGGATGGGCGATGAGGTGAAGATTACGGTTATCGCCACAGGCTTCCGCGACCAGATGCCAGAGCGACGTGCCCGCATGCTGAGCGTGGAGGAGATGGCCGTTGTTACAGTGCCGGTCGTCGCCGCGGACTCATGGATGCGTGAAAAGGCCCCACCCCCACCCCCCACCCCCGCCCCCCCGCGCTTCATGAGCGAGGAAGAAGACGAGGACTCTGGTGATGGCGAAGCCGAGTTCGTTGTGGCGGCAGCCCGGTTCCACGCCTCCGAAGCCACCGAGGAACCGGCTTTTGTGCCACTTCCACGCGACTATGCTTCTGACTTTGGTAACAGCATGCGAGCACCGTCGATTACCGAGGACCACCTGCCTCAACCAGCGATAAGTCCTTTATCTGCTGGCGAAACCGAGGAGGAACGGGATCTCGACGTTCCCACCTTTATGCGGCGGATGAAATTCTGA
- the ftsA gene encoding cell division protein FtsA yields MSEKQENLIVVLDMGSAWTRVLAADVNEGALRYRGHGLVESVGMRKGLISELGPAAKVVKQANEQAEWTARANIDQCVVGVGGPHIRGLNTNGGLDLGSRMREITREDVRAAVERARAVERPPDREILHLLPRQFILDDQPGIFDPVGMVGARLEVDLHIATCSGSALQSTVTCANRAGLEVSEAVLESIAAAEATLSADERELGVCLLDIGAHSSDLVVFFEGAVAHTSSVPVGGNHFTNDLAVGLQMPVAQAEELKKQYGHAIVTAVPLEAEIEINNPEPQRLVLRNLAEILEPRARELLYFVKESLRQGGVLEALGAGCVLTGGGAMLPGMLDVTESQLRVPARTGMPVRLSNMPGELVHPSFSTAIGMLLYAHRTRVTRAAENNSLRAKLRAIFAASF; encoded by the coding sequence ATGAGCGAGAAACAGGAAAACCTGATTGTGGTGCTCGACATGGGCAGTGCCTGGACGCGGGTGCTGGCGGCTGACGTGAACGAGGGCGCGCTGCGTTATCGAGGACACGGGCTGGTGGAATCGGTCGGAATGCGAAAAGGCCTGATCTCTGAACTCGGGCCCGCGGCTAAAGTCGTGAAGCAGGCGAACGAGCAGGCGGAGTGGACCGCGCGCGCCAACATCGATCAATGCGTGGTTGGCGTTGGTGGTCCGCACATTCGCGGACTCAATACCAATGGCGGACTCGACCTGGGAAGCCGCATGCGCGAGATTACTCGGGAGGATGTACGCGCCGCCGTCGAACGCGCACGTGCCGTTGAGCGGCCTCCGGATCGCGAAATTCTGCATCTGCTTCCGCGCCAGTTCATTCTTGACGACCAGCCGGGCATTTTTGATCCAGTGGGGATGGTCGGAGCACGCCTCGAAGTTGATCTGCACATTGCCACCTGCTCCGGCAGCGCGCTGCAAAGCACCGTCACGTGCGCCAATCGTGCGGGCCTCGAAGTTTCTGAGGCGGTTCTGGAGTCAATCGCCGCCGCGGAGGCAACACTTTCAGCCGATGAGCGCGAACTCGGCGTATGCCTGCTCGACATCGGCGCCCACTCTAGCGACCTGGTCGTCTTCTTCGAAGGAGCGGTAGCGCACACCTCATCGGTTCCCGTGGGCGGAAATCACTTCACTAACGATCTCGCCGTCGGTCTGCAGATGCCGGTGGCCCAGGCTGAAGAGTTGAAGAAGCAGTATGGCCACGCCATCGTTACTGCCGTTCCGCTTGAGGCTGAGATTGAAATCAACAATCCTGAGCCGCAGCGTCTCGTATTGCGCAACCTGGCGGAGATTCTCGAGCCGCGAGCCCGCGAGCTTTTATATTTTGTAAAAGAAAGTCTTCGCCAGGGGGGCGTACTTGAAGCGCTCGGTGCCGGATGCGTATTGACCGGCGGAGGCGCCATGTTGCCCGGAATGCTCGACGTTACCGAGAGCCAGCTTCGCGTTCCGGCGAGAACAGGTATGCCGGTGCGGCTTTCGAACATGCCCGGCGAATTAGTTCATCCCAGCTTTTCCACTGCCATCGGAATGCTACTGTATGCACATCGCACACGCGTAACCCGTGCGGCAGAAAACAACAGCTTGCGTGCTAAATTGCGCGCCATCTTTGCAGCCAGTTTTTAA
- a CDS encoding FtsQ-type POTRA domain-containing protein, which produces MPVSARGLPGMPIDMDDEDDAPRGRSKPRRFGEEPVRRWWRPATPIGRIFLATGVVAVFSTFAVGAYVLRSFLEHDSRFRIAGTSNIQATGLGQVSRAEMLPVFGEDIGRNVFFVPLNERRKQLEQIPWIEHATVMRLLPDQIRITVVERKPIAFLRQGAQVGLVDANGVLLTEPPSMMAQHHYSFPVVTGIDSRDPIASRRARMEVYQHLVSELDANGQHLSDQVSEIDLADPEDARVLMPEQGTDIVAHFGADHFLERYQRYKAHIAEWRQQYPNLAEVDLRYEQQVVLQMTGGANSAPAKLMPSEAIDGPADPPKAETVRPEVKAASPKAVAPKQVDTAKTKVHTPARPISKANNKAKAAKSKAAKTSATKTKHSDPKHTVKKSTPKPHPGTTATSQ; this is translated from the coding sequence GTGCCAGTCTCGGCGCGCGGACTTCCAGGAATGCCCATCGACATGGACGACGAGGACGACGCCCCTCGCGGCCGCAGCAAGCCACGTAGATTCGGCGAGGAGCCAGTTCGGCGCTGGTGGCGCCCGGCGACTCCAATCGGGCGCATCTTCCTTGCGACTGGTGTAGTCGCTGTCTTCTCCACCTTTGCTGTCGGGGCTTATGTGCTGCGAAGTTTTCTCGAACATGATTCACGCTTCCGCATCGCCGGCACCAGCAACATTCAGGCCACCGGGCTGGGACAGGTAAGCCGCGCAGAGATGCTGCCCGTCTTCGGCGAAGACATTGGCCGTAACGTTTTCTTCGTGCCTCTCAACGAACGCCGCAAGCAGCTCGAGCAGATTCCGTGGATCGAGCACGCGACCGTTATGCGTTTGCTGCCTGATCAGATTCGCATCACCGTGGTGGAGCGTAAGCCCATCGCGTTTTTGCGGCAGGGCGCGCAGGTCGGCCTCGTCGATGCCAACGGAGTGCTTCTCACCGAGCCGCCGTCCATGATGGCGCAGCATCACTACTCCTTTCCGGTCGTCACCGGAATCGACAGCCGCGATCCAATCGCCTCGCGCCGCGCCCGCATGGAGGTGTATCAGCACCTCGTCAGCGAACTCGATGCCAATGGACAGCACTTGTCCGACCAGGTCTCCGAGATTGATTTGGCTGATCCTGAAGATGCGCGCGTGCTGATGCCGGAGCAGGGAACGGATATTGTGGCGCACTTTGGCGCAGATCATTTCCTCGAGCGCTATCAGCGCTACAAAGCGCACATCGCCGAGTGGCGCCAGCAGTATCCCAACCTTGCTGAGGTTGACCTGCGCTACGAGCAGCAGGTTGTCCTGCAGATGACAGGCGGAGCAAACTCCGCGCCGGCGAAGTTGATGCCGAGCGAAGCCATCGATGGACCGGCCGATCCGCCGAAAGCCGAAACCGTCAGGCCGGAAGTGAAGGCGGCCTCTCCAAAGGCTGTTGCACCGAAACAGGTTGACACAGCCAAGACCAAGGTCCACACGCCCGCGAGACCGATCTCCAAGGCCAACAACAAAGCCAAAGCTGCGAAGAGTAAAGCCGCGAAGACCAGCGCCACCAAGACCAAGCATTCAGATCCAAAACATACCGTGAAGAAGTCAACTCCGAAGCCGCACCCCGGAACCACAGCCACGAGCCAGTGA
- a CDS encoding cyanophycinase produces MRHLRLLGLGFFLAMSGLAALSQSAAYRYIRAGEPANINAQSRPGFALMGGGTDLDEAFQFLCDRSGGGDFLILRATGDDEYNFYLRGICHLNSVSTLIIPNRDAAAVPFVGDAIKHASAIFIAGGDQANYINFWMNTPVQTALNDAISRGVPVGGTSAGLAVMGEYIYTAQGDKPDDPNLDGKTALADPYSARITLASKFLNIPILKDVITDTHFARRDRMGRLLVFLARLNEPEGKPRAGNVPGIRGIGVEERAAVLLDPDGKARVVGFGAAYFIDAKEADGQSQPGKPLSFGPFEVQKVAPGASFYLKSWAGDSISYKISAKAGKLRSTQTANEIY; encoded by the coding sequence ATGAGGCATTTGCGATTGCTCGGTCTCGGATTTTTTCTAGCGATGAGCGGGCTTGCCGCGCTGTCGCAATCGGCTGCCTATCGGTATATTCGCGCCGGAGAGCCAGCGAACATCAACGCGCAGTCTCGACCTGGGTTCGCATTGATGGGCGGCGGGACTGATCTAGATGAGGCGTTTCAATTCTTGTGCGATCGGTCCGGGGGTGGAGATTTTCTAATTTTGCGCGCCACCGGCGACGACGAATACAACTTCTACCTGCGCGGTATCTGCCATCTGAATTCGGTGTCGACGCTGATTATTCCCAATCGCGACGCCGCTGCCGTTCCCTTTGTCGGCGATGCAATCAAGCATGCCAGCGCGATCTTTATTGCGGGTGGCGACCAGGCGAACTACATCAACTTCTGGATGAACACGCCGGTGCAGACGGCGTTGAACGATGCGATCAGTCGAGGCGTGCCCGTGGGTGGAACCAGCGCGGGACTGGCAGTGATGGGTGAATACATCTACACCGCACAAGGCGACAAACCGGATGATCCCAACCTCGACGGAAAGACCGCATTGGCGGATCCATATAGCGCGCGCATTACGCTGGCGAGCAAGTTTCTCAATATCCCCATCCTCAAAGACGTCATCACTGATACGCATTTCGCGCGGCGCGACCGCATGGGCCGGCTGCTTGTTTTTCTGGCGCGCCTCAATGAGCCAGAGGGAAAACCTCGTGCTGGAAACGTACCGGGGATTCGTGGCATTGGCGTGGAGGAGCGAGCTGCCGTACTGCTTGATCCGGATGGAAAGGCGCGCGTGGTCGGCTTCGGAGCGGCTTATTTTATCGATGCCAAAGAGGCAGACGGACAGTCGCAACCTGGCAAGCCGCTCTCGTTTGGTCCTTTCGAAGTACAGAAGGTTGCACCGGGCGCCAGCTTTTATCTCAAGTCCTGGGCGGGCGACTCCATCAGCTACAAAATCTCCGCCAAGGCCGGCAAATTGCGATCTACGCAGACGGCCAACGAAATCTATTAA
- a CDS encoding glycoside hydrolase family 30 beta sandwich domain-containing protein, whose amino-acid sequence MKHGSRRDFLKAASATAAALAITRTTPAWAAADPPFGAVKVWGTFRDQRHVARPSLEWKRATQIAADAIQLDMSAPRQQILGFGAAITEASAYVLSRLSDAERMPLMRDLFAPDALALNVCRTCIGASDYTTKAYSYDESTEPDPDLKKFSIDHDKEFYLPILREARKQNPEMFLFSSPWSPPGWMKPNNSMIGGAMRKLSFGPYANYFVKFLEAYKAEGVAIDAVTVQNETDAEQEGHMPACLFSQEQEMEFAARFLAPAIRKAGMNTKIWILDHNYSLWGRAIDELSDPSVYDAVDGIAWHGYVGEPTAMTRVHDAFPAKNAYWTEGGPDVNQPDYQTDYTKWADQYNGILNNWARSITAWNVALDEKGRPDIGPFSCGGVITIDNATHKVTMSGQYWAFAHYSKHVKRGAKVFATNGLGNPAETGVSHSGFSNPDGSCVVVIANKGAQKQVQLMTGTKTLDVDLPADSVQTLYWS is encoded by the coding sequence ATGAAGCACGGTTCGCGCAGGGATTTTTTGAAAGCTGCCTCAGCGACAGCAGCAGCACTCGCCATCACGCGTACAACTCCTGCCTGGGCCGCAGCAGATCCGCCCTTCGGCGCAGTGAAGGTGTGGGGTACGTTCCGCGATCAGCGTCATGTCGCGAGGCCGAGCCTCGAATGGAAGCGGGCCACTCAAATTGCGGCAGACGCAATCCAACTTGATATGTCCGCTCCCCGTCAGCAGATCCTTGGCTTCGGCGCCGCAATCACCGAGGCTTCTGCATACGTTCTCAGCCGCCTGAGCGATGCAGAGCGCATGCCGCTAATGCGCGATCTGTTTGCGCCGGATGCGCTCGCTTTGAATGTCTGCCGCACCTGCATCGGCGCAAGCGACTACACTACCAAGGCCTACAGCTATGACGAGAGCACGGAACCCGATCCTGATCTGAAAAAGTTTTCGATCGATCACGATAAGGAGTTCTACCTGCCCATCCTGCGCGAAGCGCGCAAGCAGAATCCTGAGATGTTCCTGTTCTCATCGCCGTGGAGTCCTCCGGGCTGGATGAAGCCGAACAACTCCATGATCGGCGGCGCAATGCGCAAGCTAAGCTTTGGCCCTTATGCGAACTACTTCGTCAAGTTTCTTGAAGCGTATAAGGCCGAAGGTGTCGCCATCGATGCGGTGACTGTTCAGAACGAAACCGACGCCGAGCAGGAAGGACACATGCCCGCTTGTCTATTTTCGCAAGAGCAGGAGATGGAGTTCGCCGCTCGCTTTTTGGCCCCGGCGATCCGCAAAGCCGGCATGAACACCAAGATCTGGATTCTCGATCACAACTACAGCTTGTGGGGACGCGCCATCGACGAGCTGAGCGATCCATCGGTCTACGACGCGGTCGATGGAATCGCCTGGCACGGCTATGTGGGCGAGCCCACGGCGATGACGCGCGTGCATGATGCATTCCCTGCAAAGAATGCTTATTGGACCGAGGGTGGACCTGACGTCAATCAACCCGACTACCAGACGGACTATACAAAGTGGGCCGATCAGTACAACGGTATTCTCAACAACTGGGCGCGATCGATCACGGCATGGAATGTTGCGCTCGACGAGAAGGGCCGTCCGGATATCGGACCATTCTCCTGCGGCGGCGTCATCACCATCGACAACGCAACGCACAAGGTCACGATGAGTGGTCAGTACTGGGCATTTGCGCATTATTCAAAACACGTCAAGCGCGGCGCAAAAGTGTTCGCTACCAACGGACTCGGCAATCCTGCGGAAACAGGCGTGTCTCATAGCGGCTTCTCAAACCCAGATGGCAGCTGCGTTGTAGTGATCGCGAACAAGGGTGCGCAAAAACAGGTTCAACTCATGACGGGAACGAAGACACTCGACGTTGACTTACCTGCCGACTCCGTACAAACGCTGTACTGGTCTTAG
- the murC gene encoding UDP-N-acetylmuramate--L-alanine ligase produces the protein MFVTSQHAHFIGIGGIGMSGIAEILLNMGFQVSGSDLRRGQVTDRLAQLGATIYEGHKAANVVGATVVVTSSAVSPTNPEVVEARASKIPVIQRAEMLAELMRLKYGIAIAGMHGKTTTTSMVASVLAAGGLDPTVVVGGRVDALGSNAKLGTTQYLVAEADESDRSFLKLPPILAVVTNLDREHMDCYRDMADVEQAYLAFMDKVPFYGAVTACIDNATLAAILPQVHRRVFTYGTAPEADYRLEFLEARPGCFSHFQVHAPTGKLGSFELHVPGRHNALNATAAVAIAHQLGLESEKIAAGISSFRGVDRRFQIRGHARGVTVVDDYGHHPTEIRATLAAARECCHGRVHVVFQPHRYSRTRDLLDEFGGAFIDADSVFVLPIYAASEEPLPGITAELLTSKITSPPAHYAPDFAAAAAAVAGGAREGDMIMTLGAGSVSQLAPQILAELESKA, from the coding sequence ATGTTTGTCACTTCACAGCACGCGCACTTCATCGGTATCGGCGGTATCGGCATGAGCGGCATTGCCGAGATCCTGCTGAACATGGGCTTTCAGGTCTCCGGCTCCGATCTTCGCCGCGGCCAGGTCACCGATCGTCTCGCCCAGCTGGGCGCAACGATTTATGAAGGGCACAAGGCCGCCAACGTCGTCGGTGCTACCGTTGTCGTCACCAGTTCGGCAGTCTCGCCGACCAATCCAGAAGTAGTGGAGGCCCGCGCCTCGAAGATTCCGGTGATTCAGCGTGCCGAGATGCTGGCCGAGTTGATGCGCCTGAAGTACGGCATCGCCATCGCCGGCATGCACGGAAAAACAACAACGACATCGATGGTCGCTTCGGTGCTTGCTGCCGGCGGCCTTGATCCAACAGTCGTCGTAGGCGGTCGCGTTGACGCGCTCGGCTCCAACGCCAAACTCGGCACTACACAATATCTCGTTGCGGAAGCTGATGAGAGCGATCGCTCATTTCTGAAACTGCCGCCCATTCTCGCCGTCGTTACCAATCTTGACCGCGAGCACATGGACTGCTATCGCGATATGGCCGACGTGGAGCAGGCTTACCTCGCCTTCATGGACAAGGTTCCCTTCTACGGCGCGGTGACGGCGTGCATTGATAATGCGACTCTCGCAGCGATTCTGCCCCAGGTGCATCGGCGCGTATTCACCTATGGCACCGCGCCCGAAGCCGACTACCGACTTGAATTTCTCGAGGCGCGCCCAGGTTGCTTCTCGCACTTCCAGGTTCACGCGCCCACCGGTAAGCTTGGTTCGTTTGAACTGCATGTCCCCGGCCGTCACAATGCGCTCAATGCCACCGCGGCCGTCGCCATCGCGCATCAGCTTGGATTGGAGTCTGAAAAAATAGCAGCCGGCATCTCCAGTTTTCGCGGCGTCGATCGCCGTTTTCAGATTCGTGGACACGCACGCGGCGTCACCGTGGTCGACGACTACGGCCATCACCCTACCGAAATTCGCGCCACTCTCGCTGCAGCGCGTGAATGTTGCCATGGACGCGTTCATGTAGTCTTCCAGCCGCATCGCTACAGCCGCACCCGTGACTTGCTCGACGAATTTGGCGGAGCATTCATCGACGCCGACAGCGTATTTGTACTGCCGATCTATGCCGCCAGCGAAGAGCCGCTTCCCGGCATCACCGCCGAATTGCTGACATCGAAGATCACGTCACCGCCGGCACATTATGCTCCCGACTTTGCTGCCGCAGCGGCAGCGGTTGCAGGTGGCGCCCGCGAGGGAGACATGATCATGACGTTGGGCGCCGGCAGTGTGAGCCAGCTCGCTCCGCAGATACTGGCGGAGCTTGAGTCGAAGGCATAA
- a CDS encoding exo-beta-N-acetylmuramidase NamZ domain-containing protein translates to MAQFQKSYRLPILASFLFFCVFSSAIAQRVSATHRSKSEPPKLHSALNQVLDPIIEKSVADHEIPGAVLLIGHNHRILYRKALGFRSLEPSREPMTAGTIFDLASLTKCIATTTSMMKLVQDGRVRLNDPVAKYLPEFAQNGKQDITVRELFTHYSGLAPDLDLKASWQGRDTAFTMAMQQTPANPPGSQFVYSDINFEVLGFIVEKVSGLTLNEFADRNVFVPLGMKHTRFLPPDTWKPAIAPTQYDENGVMLRGVVHDPTARRMGRVAGHAGLFSTADDLAIFAEEMLHGSRVLSRESIEKMSTPQQPANSASLRGLGWDIDSPFSSNRGELLPVGSFGHTGFTGTSIWMDPVTDTYIILLTNAVHPRGGGSTVSLRSRVATAVVQGLALTPSEAQKLRLARITGYNESLMAARRFEHRNGDVKAGIDVLEADNFSELHPDPAHPVRIGLVTNQTGIDAHGQRTADLLAHVPGLRLAAIFSPEHGIEGKLDTTTIGNARDSATGTPVYSVYGETDVQRRPDPAVLAGLDVIVYDIADVGVRFYTYETTMGFFLESAAKAGKPIVILDRPNPLTGAFVQGPVADAGRESFVSYGQTPIRHGMTMGELARMFNVERAINAKLTVVSMQGWQRGDWFDSTGNEWINPSPNMRSLTAATLYPGIGMIETTNISVGRGTDTPFEVVGAPWIVPADLSRYLNARQVGGVRFIPVTFSPSSSVYAGQGCGGVNIIVTDRNALDAPGMGLEIAAALHKLYPDQYKLAGLDTLMVNKAALDALINAEDPRRIADDWRPSLDRFQTVRAKYLLY, encoded by the coding sequence GTGGCTCAATTTCAAAAATCATACCGTCTGCCAATCCTTGCATCCTTCCTATTTTTCTGTGTGTTTTCGTCCGCCATAGCGCAGCGTGTCTCCGCCACCCATCGTTCCAAATCCGAACCGCCAAAGCTGCACTCGGCGCTCAATCAGGTCCTTGACCCGATCATTGAAAAGTCTGTCGCAGACCACGAGATTCCTGGCGCCGTGCTACTGATCGGACACAATCACCGCATCCTTTATCGCAAGGCGCTTGGCTTTCGTTCGCTTGAACCATCGCGCGAGCCGATGACGGCGGGCACCATCTTCGATCTTGCTTCGCTTACCAAGTGCATCGCGACGACGACGTCAATGATGAAACTTGTGCAGGACGGCCGCGTGCGGTTGAACGATCCGGTAGCGAAATATCTGCCCGAGTTTGCGCAGAACGGCAAACAGGACATTACAGTGCGGGAGCTATTCACTCACTACTCTGGCCTCGCCCCCGATCTGGATCTGAAAGCATCCTGGCAAGGTCGCGATACCGCGTTCACGATGGCAATGCAGCAGACGCCCGCCAATCCTCCTGGCAGCCAGTTCGTCTACAGCGACATCAACTTTGAAGTACTCGGGTTCATCGTCGAAAAGGTCTCCGGTCTCACGTTGAACGAGTTCGCCGACCGGAATGTCTTTGTACCTCTGGGGATGAAGCACACGCGTTTTTTGCCTCCCGACACGTGGAAGCCTGCCATCGCGCCAACGCAATACGACGAGAACGGCGTGATGCTGCGAGGAGTAGTGCACGATCCCACAGCAAGACGGATGGGCAGAGTCGCCGGCCACGCAGGCCTGTTCTCCACTGCCGACGATCTTGCCATCTTTGCGGAAGAAATGCTTCATGGATCGCGAGTACTGAGCCGCGAGAGCATTGAGAAGATGTCTACGCCGCAACAGCCCGCTAATTCCGCGAGCCTGCGCGGGTTGGGATGGGACATCGATTCGCCCTTCTCGTCCAATCGCGGCGAACTGCTGCCTGTCGGGTCATTCGGGCACACAGGATTTACGGGCACGTCCATCTGGATGGATCCGGTTACAGACACCTATATCATTCTGCTCACCAACGCCGTCCATCCGCGCGGCGGCGGATCGACGGTGTCGCTGCGTTCGCGCGTCGCCACCGCCGTTGTTCAGGGTCTCGCGCTCACACCCTCTGAAGCCCAGAAGCTGCGCCTCGCTCGCATCACCGGCTACAACGAATCGCTGATGGCGGCGCGACGCTTTGAACATCGCAATGGCGATGTAAAAGCTGGCATCGATGTACTTGAGGCCGACAACTTCAGCGAACTTCATCCCGATCCTGCGCACCCGGTCCGCATCGGACTCGTAACCAACCAAACTGGGATCGATGCGCATGGCCAGCGCACTGCGGACTTACTCGCGCACGTGCCCGGCCTCCGACTTGCCGCCATCTTCAGCCCCGAGCATGGTATCGAGGGCAAACTCGACACAACCACCATAGGCAACGCACGCGACTCCGCCACCGGCACGCCGGTCTACAGCGTCTACGGTGAAACCGATGTACAGCGACGGCCTGATCCCGCTGTTCTCGCCGGTCTCGACGTCATCGTCTACGACATCGCCGACGTGGGCGTGCGCTTCTACACCTACGAAACTACGATGGGCTTCTTTCTCGAATCTGCCGCAAAGGCTGGCAAGCCCATCGTTATCCTCGATCGCCCCAATCCGCTTACAGGCGCATTTGTGCAGGGCCCCGTTGCCGACGCGGGCCGCGAATCGTTTGTGAGCTACGGTCAAACGCCCATCCGTCACGGTATGACCATGGGGGAACTGGCGCGCATGTTCAATGTCGAACGCGCTATCAACGCGAAACTGACTGTTGTTTCAATGCAAGGTTGGCAACGCGGCGACTGGTTCGATTCCACCGGCAATGAGTGGATTAATCCCTCACCTAACATGCGAAGTCTGACGGCGGCCACGCTCTATCCCGGCATCGGCATGATCGAGACCACAAATATTTCTGTAGGACGCGGAACTGACACGCCCTTCGAGGTTGTCGGTGCGCCCTGGATTGTTCCCGCGGATCTCTCTCGCTATCTGAACGCGCGCCAAGTCGGCGGCGTTCGCTTCATTCCAGTCACATTCTCGCCGTCGAGTTCTGTTTATGCCGGGCAAGGATGTGGTGGGGTGAACATCATTGTCACCGACCGCAATGCGCTCGATGCGCCGGGAATGGGCTTAGAAATCGCAGCCGCACTGCACAAACTCTATCCCGATCAGTACAAACTCGCAGGACTCGACACGCTCATGGTCAACAAGGCAGCACTCGACGCTCTTATCAACGCCGAAGACCCCCGGCGCATCGCCGATGACTGGCGTCCTTCGCTGGATCGCTTTCAGACGGTTCGCGCAAAATATCTGCTTTATTGA
- a CDS encoding YceI family protein, which yields MMKRLAVTLGMLAMAAPMIAVAQTSTWTPDKAHSEVDFSILHMSLSKVHGRFGISGGQIQWNEADVTKSTVTVTIDVNTVDTGVSGRDADLKSAGMFDVAQFPTATFTSTSVAKTANGLTVNGNLTLHGVTKPVVLQVEGPMGPVPGMDKKPHAGFSATTTISRTAFGIGTKYPTAVLGDDVPLSIELDVAKQ from the coding sequence ATGATGAAGCGTTTGGCAGTGACACTTGGCATGTTGGCGATGGCGGCTCCGATGATCGCTGTTGCTCAGACTTCCACCTGGACCCCCGACAAGGCGCATAGCGAGGTCGATTTCAGCATTCTTCACATGAGCCTCTCCAAGGTGCATGGCCGCTTTGGCATCAGCGGCGGGCAGATCCAGTGGAATGAGGCGGACGTCACCAAGTCCACGGTGACCGTAACCATTGACGTCAACACGGTAGACACCGGCGTGAGCGGGCGCGACGCGGATCTGAAGAGCGCGGGCATGTTTGACGTTGCACAGTTCCCCACCGCGACCTTCACGAGCACCAGCGTGGCCAAGACCGCAAACGGTCTCACCGTGAACGGCAACCTGACATTGCACGGCGTGACCAAGCCGGTGGTGCTGCAGGTTGAGGGGCCCATGGGACCAGTCCCGGGAATGGATAAAAAGCCGCACGCAGGTTTCTCCGCGACAACCACGATTAGCCGCACTGCTTTTGGCATTGGAACGAAGTATCCGACGGCTGTACTCGGAGATGATGTGCCGTTGAGTATCGAATTGGATGTCGCGAAGCAGTAA